The window AAGTTAAGCGCTACCTTTATAAAGCACATGCCCATCCTGGCGGATAGGTCGTGGATCTTTTCCCTTTCACCCGGCGTAATAAATTTATCCTTTACCAAAATTTCGGGGATAGCTAAACTCATTCGGTATCTTTATATAAACTTGGGTGAATTGGTAAAACATCCCCGGTAAAACCAGGGGTATTGTTATTTCAGCTAATCTTAATCGTTCATAATGTCCTGCGATTTTTGCACTCTTGAGCGTACATACAGGAATGACAATAATATTAATATCAATATACCCAGCAATATGTATAAGTTGTAGCTTTCCCAAAAACGCGACAAGGCGCTTTTAGTATCCACATACTCCAGGTTATCGCCTGATTTACTGATATTGAACAGGTATTTATTACCGCTAACATCGGATATACACACATTACTGCTTAGGGTTGATAACTGCTCGGTAATTGATTTGGATACTGCTAAAAACGCCTCGGCCAGGTTTTTACCCGTAGCTGTCAGCACCATGGTGGCGTTATTGGCCCGGCCATAAAATATCTGGGCTAAACCATTTGATACAGAATCGTTAAGGGCGTAAACAACCTGGTTATTATCGTTATTATACAGCCTGAATTTCTTATCAAATTTAATAGGTGCGTCGGGGAATTCGCCCAGTAGTTTATCATCACGGCTAAGCAGGGCTATGATATTATACTTTTTAATATCACTGGTGGTCACATCATCCGAATACTGGAATACAGGGAAGTTGTTAGCGTTGATGTTATTATTCAACTCGTACACCACTTCGCCCATGGCAGCTGCCGCATATTTAGAAAACCTTTTGCTAACTACAATATGGGTAGAACCCGAATTGAATGCTTCGGGATATTGATAAAAACTCAGGTCGTTAGTAATAAACGGATTTTTTGATTCCAGGTACGATTTGTCTACGTCAATCTCGGCAAAGAAATTGGTAAAGCTGTTCATACAGTTACCACTGCTTGGGTAAAACCTGAATTCGGCTTCAAGCGTGTTATATTTATGGTGTTGATAGCGGTTGATAGTTACAGATGTTTTTAACTTACCTGATGCATCCAACTTCTCACTGTTGATTAGCAAGCCATTCAAATAAATATTAAAAAAGCCCCTGTCGTTAGGGTTAAGGCTGCTGTAGTTGGCCGTAATACTTATCTCTACTTCCTTTGGCGTAAAGCTAAAATCGCTATTTTTAAAATTGTAAACACTTTTTAACGAGCCAATGCCCGACATAAAGTTAGTTACCCCGCCAATTTGTTTAAATGTAAGCTTTGATCGGTTTTGATCTACCGTTTTAAAGAAGGTATTCTCAGCATGGTCTATCACCAAATAATCGCCAAAGGTTGAATTGAGGATATTCATATTCCCCAGCGATGTTATGGTTTTTTCATACCCTTCATCATCGGCGCCGGTAATATATAAAATCTCGCTTGGTACTACCAGGTTTTCAACTGTACGCACGGGTACCAGGTGATTTTTTACATCCACCATTTTTATTACACTATCGGTTACATTAAGTACGCGTTTAGCTAAATAAAACAACCCCTGGCCGGTTTGTGGTGTAACCCTTATCATACTGCGCATGGGGGCAGGCAAATGGCCCAAAGTGCCAACCATAATATAGTTGCGTACGGTATCGGGCACATGCCCTTCTTCAAAAACCTGTATATTTTTAATCTCGGTTTTTTTCATGCGGGCATAAGCCCAGGCAACCGCTTTTAAATCTTTTAGCGTTGGATTTGCGGGGTAAACAATGGCACGTTTTGAATCAAAGCAGTTAGCAATATTTATATTACTGAAAAAGTTTTTGGTATTGCGGTTTAACGACAGGTAGGAATAGCCTTTAATTTTTATCCACATGGCCGGGTTATCCAAATCACGGCATTTATCGTCAGATATATTCAACAGGGTTTTTATTTGTACTTTCAGATACTTCCCGTCATTTGACAGATCAGCCCTTGAAAGATCGACAGCTACCTTCTGTATAGAATCCTTAGTTAACCTACCGCTATATACTGGCCTATCGGCAATAATTACGTTAATGAACGAATTATTGGGAACCAACGCCCGCGATGGCTCGAAGTAAATAACCAGCTTGCTGCCATTCATCTCCACCAGGGGATCGATCTTAAAAAAGTATGAACTTGATCCGCTCATGCCATTAATGGGATCATCATCGTGACCGTACGATTTGAACGACGCGACCACCTGCGCGGACGACGGCAGTTTTGCTAAGATCAGTATAAATGCCAGTAAGGTTAAAAATCTGTTCATCTGGTGTAAATCAATATATATTAGTTAATCACGTAAAATTCTACTCTGAAATAGTTCCCGTTCTCGTCACTTTTGTAAGTGAGTTCGCCGCCCAACTCTTTAGTCATCAGTTTGGCAATAGATAAGCCTAATCCAAGCCTGCTTTCCATATGGCCCGACGCATCGTTCAATGTTTTTAGTTTATTAAACATCATATCCAGTTCTTCCTGGCCAATGGCTACGCCTTCGTCAATAACCTCAAAAACAAAACGCTGCCGCTGCAGGCTGGTTACTACCCTGATATTATTATTAGTTTGCGAAAATTTGATACAGTTTGACAGGATGTTCTGGAAGATCTGGCCGGTAAATACTTTGTCCAGCTTCACATTCAGCGGAAGTTTCAATATATTATCTACCAGGTGAATATTTTTCATCAGCGCCGTTTCAACCAAACCTTTAAATATGGTTTGTACTTCAGCATTAATATCAAATATCTCCATATTGAATTTCAACTCAGGCGATTCAATCTCCTTCACATCCATCAGCTTATTCAACATGTATTGCATTTTATCGGCCGAATCGCTGATGTATTGTACAAATTCGCGCTGGTCTGAGCTTAAACGATAATCTTCTTCCTTCACCATGTTATTACTCATAATGATAGATCCGATCAGGTTTTTAAGGTCGTGCCCCGCAATATTTATAAAGCTGTTTTTTTGTTCATCCAGTTTACGCAGCCTGTCGTATTGCATATCAATAATGGCATTCTTTTCTGCAATATCATGGTTTTGTATTTTCAATTGTTCGTTAGATTTTTCGATCAAGATGGTCGATCGCACTTCGCGTTCAATCACTTTATACCGGGCATTAGGTATCAGGCACGATATAAACAGGATAATAATAAAATATTGCCCGCCGTTATTTACTACCAGGTCAAGATTGTAGGTATTTAACGTATTAAAAAATATAGCCAGCAGCATAATAGCCACCAGCCCCTGTATTACCGAATTAACAGGCTCCCAAAATACCTGTAAATTAAAAAACAGGATGATAACCGAATAGGTTAGAAAATAAATGGTAAGCTGTTGGTCGTTTACGATATTACATAACAGGGCCGAAATAATGGAAAGCAGCAAGAAACTGATATGAAGCAATATGCGGTAATCGTACTTGCGGTTTTGGAAATAAGTATATAATCCTAATATAACTAAAACAGTTATAATACGGACAATAAGGAATTGTATCCAGATATCGGGCGAATAAATAAAATCAATAATACTGAATATGGGGTATAGGAAAATGATAGTCCAAATAATATTGTTGGTTTGATACCAGGCTTTTTTGTTTACTTCTTTAGAAAACTCTTCCTTAGTTATTTGAACAAACATTAGTACTATTGTTTAGATTAGAGTCAGGATCAGTTAACGGCTTGCAAGGCGAAATTTAGATGAAAAAAAACAATTATAAAATATCATGTCTGCAATTCATGGCTGTTAACTTTACCATATTGGTAATAGCTATATTGTTAGTGCTAAATGCAAAAAGCAGTCCAATATTGCCAGCCCAAAGGCAACTTGTTTTTAACCGTGCTAAAAGTTTAGACAATGGCATCAGTATTTCATGGCTTGAACAAACTTGGAATAACGACATTCTAAATACCGAAGGCATAAAAGCAACCGACTTGCAGCTGCTTAAAAAATTAGGTTTTAAAAGTATCCGGCTTCCAGTGGCGTTCAAAAATTTCGAAAAGAAGAACATTCCGCTTAAGGAAGTACTTGCCCGAATTGATAAAGCGTGGAAGCTTTGCCGAAAATACGGTTTTAAGATGATTATCGATTACCATTATGGCGATTTAAACGACAATAACTTTGTAACCGAAACAAATGAAGTTATAAAAACATGGACTGTTATAGCTAAAAAATACCATAATACGGCCGAAGACGACTTGTTTTTTGAATTATATAACGAGCCGCCCCCCATCAATCCGCAGGTATGGAAAGATGCTGCTTATAACATGGTCGAAGCTATCCGCAAGGTAGATAGCGGACGCACCCTGCTGGTGGGCGCATCAAACTATAATAGTATTTATGAATTGAGCCGTTTTGTAAGATTGAAGGATGAAAATATTATTTATACTTTTCATTTTTACGAGCCTTTTTTATTTACCCATCAGGGTGCCGATTGGGTGGGCGACCAGATGGCGACTACAGGGGTAGGCTTTCCATATAGCGTAGATAAATTTCCCCAAATAAATCCTAAAGCTAAAGGCACGGCAGGCGAGGCAAACTATAACAAATATCACCTGGATGGCAACGAAGGATCGGTAAGGGATAAGCTGCAAATTGTAAAGAACTGGGCCAATAAATATAACGTGCCCATCCTGTGCGGCGAATATGGCAGCTACGATAAATATGCCGATGCCGAAAGCCGGTGCCGCTACACCAAAACCGTGCGCCACTATCTGAAACAGCTGGGTATCCCCGGCATTTTGTGGGACTATAACACCAACTTCTCTATTTTTACTAACGAACAGCCATCCCTGGAAAACCTAAGCGATTGCATGCGGGATGCGATTGGGTATAAGTCTGAACCGTGATTTAATAGATTTTCAGGATCGCAGGATTTAAATTCTGGCATAAAACAGCAAAAATCATGGTTTACACGAAATTTAATCAACTATTTGATTATCAGTTTTTTAATTAAAAAAATGCCCCGATTTTGTAAACCATGTAAACCATGATTTGACGTGATAAAACCGATCGGCATCCCATCCGTTTCGTCGATACATCACGTTAAAGCTTTATCTGTCAAGCATCCTCATCGATACATTTAGCCCGTTTGCCGACACCTTGTGGCGCGCGTGCCTAAACTATCCGCACCTTCATATTGTGTTTACGGTGCACCGCATCCACGCCAATTTTAAACCTTCATTATCATGAACCACAAACAACTATTAGCTATTGTCGCTGTAGCGGTGATACTGCTTTCACTCGCCGAATCCTGCAAAAAAGAAACTGAAGCTACCCCTGCTGCCACCGCCAATGCCACTGTTGTAATGACCACCGCGCCGGCCACTGCAGTGCAAACAGCCTTTGGAACTAATATCAATTTAAGTGCACTCGAAAACTATGCACAGCAAGCTGTCCCCAATTATATTACCCGCGATAATGGCCGGGCCAACCCTATAAACAACGCTGCGGCTACTCTGGGCAGGGTTTTGTTTTATGATAAAGCCCTATCTATAACCAACACCATAGCCTGTGCCAGTTGCCACAAACAGGAACTGGCCTTCGGCGATAACGCAATACAAAGCACGGGAGCCAACGGCATAACCACCCGTCATTCTATGCGCCTGGTAAATGCCCGTTTTGCCCAGGAAGTGAACTTCTTTTGGGATAAACGCGCCGCCACGCTTGAAGCGCAAACCATCCAGCCCATTCAAAACCATAACGAAATGGGTTACAGTGGCCTCAACGGCGATCCCGGTATTGACGTACTGATAACCAAACTGCAGGGCATTGCTTACTACAAGCAGTTATTCACCTTTGTATACGGCGATGCTACCATCACCGAAACCCGCATGCAAACCGCCTTAGCCCAGTTTATCCGCAGCATCCAATCGTTCGATTCAAAGTTCGATGCAGGCATGGCACAGGCAACTAATCTCGGTCAGGACTTCCCCAACTTTACAGCGCAGGAGAACCTGGGTAAGTCGCTGTTCCTTAACCCGCCGTCTCCTCCCGGTACTGTGGTGAATGGCGCGGGTTGCCAGGCCTGCCACCGTGCGCCGGAGTTTGATATCGACCCGAACTCGCGTAACAATGGCATCATAGGCGTAGCAGGCAGCACATCACTGGTTGATGTTACCAACACCAACCCGCCATCGTTGCGCAACCTGCTCGACCCTACCGGCAAACCAAACGGTTTATACATGCACAATGGCAGTCTTGGTACCCTTGCCGATGTGATTAATCACTACAACCAAATCCCTATCGACCCACGTAATACTAACCTGGATAACCGGCTCAACCGCGGTGGACAGGGCCAGGCCCTGCGGTTGAGTCAGGCACAAAAAGACGCCATTGTAGCTTTCCTGGCTACATTGAGCGGTAAAGATGTGTATACGAATAAGAAGTGGGCCAGTCCGTTTATTAATTAAACCTGATTCTGCGTTAGGGATAGCAGTGGAAAGCCCGGAATGCAGCGCAGCGGAATGAGGACTTGCAACGGATAGCCCGGCCCCCGATAGCATCGGGGCAACGCCCAAGCTATTCTCTTAATTTTGGTACATGTTTCGTTTACCCCAATAATAACAAAATTTAATATCACAAATACCGCGTTTATTGGTTTATATACTTAGGCGAAACCGCTTATTTTTTAAATATTAAGTTTAAATTTGACTACCTTTGACCCAAATACGCTACAATGAGATTTTTTGAAGAAAAAAGACGCGAGGTGATGAAGCATATAGAAAAATATATGCTGGAGAAGATGGATGAATATTTGAAACCTATTGAAACTAACTGGCAACCATCTGATTTTTTGCCCGATTCTACAAGAGATACATTTTTCCAGGAAATAAAAGAATTGCAGGAAAGCGCCAAAGGCCTGTCTTACGATCTGGTAGCGGTTTTAATCGGTGATACCATTACAGAAGAGGCTTTGCCTACGTATGAATCGTGGTTAACCATGGTAGAAGGGGTTGATTTGGCAGAAGAAGGCGGATGGATGAAATGGACACGCGCCTGGACTGCAGAAGAGAACCGTCACGGCGATCTGTTGAACAAATATCTTTACTTAAGTGGCCGCGTTAACATGCGCGCTATGGAAGTATCAACACAATATTTACTGGCCGATGGTTTTGACATAGGCACCGGTACCGACCCTTACCGTAACTTTATTTACACCAGTTTCCAGGAACTGGCCACTAATGTATCGCACCGCCGTGTAGCCAGTCAGGCTAAAAAACATGGCGATACTTTATTATCAAAAATGTGCGGTGTTATTGCATCTGATGAAGCCCGTCACGCAAAAGCTTATATCAGCTTTATATCTAAAGCGTTTGAGGTTGATGCCAGCGAGGCAATGATTGCCTTTGAGGATATGATGCGTAAGAAAATTGTTATGCCAGCCCATTTCCTGCGCGAAGTTGGTTTAAAGCTTGGTCAAACCTTTGGGCACTTCACTGATGCTGCACAGCGTTTAGGGATTTATACAGCTATTGACTATGTGGATATTTTGCGGGATTTGATTGAAGAATGGAAAATTGCTTCGATACCCGACCTGAATGAAGCCGGAGAAAAAGCACGTGATTACGTTATGGCCCTGCCCGACCGTTTGATCCGTGTTGCCGACCGTATGAAAAACCCTATGCTGGAATACAAATTCAGCTGGATAAGCGGGTAAGGGAAACTCGAAAGGCGAAAGTTCAATTGCGAAATGGTTCTAATTTCGCAATTGGCATTCCAGATCCAAAATAAATCATTCCCCGCTTATATACACTATATCAGCACCATCTTCTTTCACCATCCGCAGGTTATCAATAATATGCTGCAGGGTAATAAAGTTAATATCATCAACATAATGTTCCGACTTGCTGATGTATAATTTATTCCCCTGCCCTTCTATTCTAAATAAATAGCCTTCATAATACTCAGGTTGGTCTATTTCAATAACATTACCATCCTGTTTGATATTAAATTCAATATCAACCTGCCTCGATTTTTGGAAAGCTGGGTTTAATTTGTTTTGTAGCGTATTTGTTAGTAATTGGATATCCCAGGGCCGGTTAGCGGTAATAATTTTCATATCATAATCTACAACCAGGTGCATATATTGTTTCGGCAGTAAGTAAATGCTAAATTCACAAACATTACCGGCACGTTAGCGTGTTTAATAAGATATCTGCTATTATATATGAAATACAAATTATTGGGCCGCTCAGGCCTTAAAGTTTCCGAATTCTGCTTAGGCACTATGGGTTTTGGTACTGAC of the Mucilaginibacter boryungensis genome contains:
- a CDS encoding cellulose biosynthesis cyclic di-GMP-binding regulatory protein BcsB is translated as MNRFLTLLAFILILAKLPSSAQVVASFKSYGHDDDPINGMSGSSSYFFKIDPLVEMNGSKLVIYFEPSRALVPNNSFINVIIADRPVYSGRLTKDSIQKVAVDLSRADLSNDGKYLKVQIKTLLNISDDKCRDLDNPAMWIKIKGYSYLSLNRNTKNFFSNINIANCFDSKRAIVYPANPTLKDLKAVAWAYARMKKTEIKNIQVFEEGHVPDTVRNYIMVGTLGHLPAPMRSMIRVTPQTGQGLFYLAKRVLNVTDSVIKMVDVKNHLVPVRTVENLVVPSEILYITGADDEGYEKTITSLGNMNILNSTFGDYLVIDHAENTFFKTVDQNRSKLTFKQIGGVTNFMSGIGSLKSVYNFKNSDFSFTPKEVEISITANYSSLNPNDRGFFNIYLNGLLINSEKLDASGKLKTSVTINRYQHHKYNTLEAEFRFYPSSGNCMNSFTNFFAEIDVDKSYLESKNPFITNDLSFYQYPEAFNSGSTHIVVSKRFSKYAAAAMGEVVYELNNNINANNFPVFQYSDDVTTSDIKKYNIIALLSRDDKLLGEFPDAPIKFDKKFRLYNNDNNQVVYALNDSVSNGLAQIFYGRANNATMVLTATGKNLAEAFLAVSKSITEQLSTLSSNVCISDVSGNKYLFNISKSGDNLEYVDTKSALSRFWESYNLYILLGILILILLSFLYVRSRVQKSQDIMND
- a CDS encoding sensor histidine kinase; translated protein: MFVQITKEEFSKEVNKKAWYQTNNIIWTIIFLYPIFSIIDFIYSPDIWIQFLIVRIITVLVILGLYTYFQNRKYDYRILLHISFLLLSIISALLCNIVNDQQLTIYFLTYSVIILFFNLQVFWEPVNSVIQGLVAIMLLAIFFNTLNTYNLDLVVNNGGQYFIIILFISCLIPNARYKVIEREVRSTILIEKSNEQLKIQNHDIAEKNAIIDMQYDRLRKLDEQKNSFINIAGHDLKNLIGSIIMSNNMVKEEDYRLSSDQREFVQYISDSADKMQYMLNKLMDVKEIESPELKFNMEIFDINAEVQTIFKGLVETALMKNIHLVDNILKLPLNVKLDKVFTGQIFQNILSNCIKFSQTNNNIRVVTSLQRQRFVFEVIDEGVAIGQEELDMMFNKLKTLNDASGHMESRLGLGLSIAKLMTKELGGELTYKSDENGNYFRVEFYVIN
- a CDS encoding glycoside hydrolase family 5 protein translates to MKKNNYKISCLQFMAVNFTILVIAILLVLNAKSSPILPAQRQLVFNRAKSLDNGISISWLEQTWNNDILNTEGIKATDLQLLKKLGFKSIRLPVAFKNFEKKNIPLKEVLARIDKAWKLCRKYGFKMIIDYHYGDLNDNNFVTETNEVIKTWTVIAKKYHNTAEDDLFFELYNEPPPINPQVWKDAAYNMVEAIRKVDSGRTLLVGASNYNSIYELSRFVRLKDENIIYTFHFYEPFLFTHQGADWVGDQMATTGVGFPYSVDKFPQINPKAKGTAGEANYNKYHLDGNEGSVRDKLQIVKNWANKYNVPILCGEYGSYDKYADAESRCRYTKTVRHYLKQLGIPGILWDYNTNFSIFTNEQPSLENLSDCMRDAIGYKSEP
- a CDS encoding cytochrome-c peroxidase, coding for MNHKQLLAIVAVAVILLSLAESCKKETEATPAATANATVVMTTAPATAVQTAFGTNINLSALENYAQQAVPNYITRDNGRANPINNAAATLGRVLFYDKALSITNTIACASCHKQELAFGDNAIQSTGANGITTRHSMRLVNARFAQEVNFFWDKRAATLEAQTIQPIQNHNEMGYSGLNGDPGIDVLITKLQGIAYYKQLFTFVYGDATITETRMQTALAQFIRSIQSFDSKFDAGMAQATNLGQDFPNFTAQENLGKSLFLNPPSPPGTVVNGAGCQACHRAPEFDIDPNSRNNGIIGVAGSTSLVDVTNTNPPSLRNLLDPTGKPNGLYMHNGSLGTLADVINHYNQIPIDPRNTNLDNRLNRGGQGQALRLSQAQKDAIVAFLATLSGKDVYTNKKWASPFIN
- a CDS encoding acyl-ACP desaturase, producing MRFFEEKRREVMKHIEKYMLEKMDEYLKPIETNWQPSDFLPDSTRDTFFQEIKELQESAKGLSYDLVAVLIGDTITEEALPTYESWLTMVEGVDLAEEGGWMKWTRAWTAEENRHGDLLNKYLYLSGRVNMRAMEVSTQYLLADGFDIGTGTDPYRNFIYTSFQELATNVSHRRVASQAKKHGDTLLSKMCGVIASDEARHAKAYISFISKAFEVDASEAMIAFEDMMRKKIVMPAHFLREVGLKLGQTFGHFTDAAQRLGIYTAIDYVDILRDLIEEWKIASIPDLNEAGEKARDYVMALPDRLIRVADRMKNPMLEYKFSWISG